The Phaenicophaeus curvirostris isolate KB17595 chromosome 6, BPBGC_Pcur_1.0, whole genome shotgun sequence genome segment CTGTTGCTGGAATTgtatggaaaaaagaaagtgattttgtctctcttgttctttttcctagATCCAGTAACACCTTTTCTCCTGCTTCTAAACATTGCTCTGGTTTCTTTTGATTTGAATACACTGCTGGTGAGTACACTGAATCCATTGTTGTTAAGACAATGTCTGTTTTGTTACTCTCTTAATGTGGATTTGTAACTGAAACAATAATTCCAGCTGTAAAGCTAGCAGTATTAGCTAGATAGGACAAGTTTCCCCTGATGAGGGGATCATGGATTACTTACCTACAAAGCcacattttttgtgtgttcCCCTTCCTACCCCAAGAAAAGCACTGAGGActctttcatgcttttttttttttaaaaaaaatcttggaagttttttttttaaaaaaaaaaaaaaggggcaaAAACTGAAATAACTTCCAAGACTAAAATACCCATGAACAaccaaaaaaagccccaaatgaccaaccccaaaacaataacaaaaatccAACAGAAAACCACCCCTGGTGCATCTACCAGGAATAGCCAGCAAAAACAGGGTATGCAGGGTGGCCTGACAACCACAGGATGACCCAGAGACTGAAGTCTTCTGTCTGTGTGACTGGAACAGCAGAgctaatagaaaaataaaactttacatGTGCTTTCTTAAGACCTGGCTGCGTAGTTGTTGCCATAACTATGCTTTGATAAtatagaaggaaagaaaatacccaattttttttcctccatcctcTTGTATTAGGGACTATGGATGAACCTTGTATCAACTCTTGCCCATGCTTCATTAACTCTGCTCAGATTTTCATTGTCTGCTATTGCAAATGAATCCACAGAAACAGTGGATTTCTGAAAATGGTCAGTCTTGTGTTTATTCCGTCTGCTTCTGGTAGAGCTCTGTTTCAGAGTATGCCATGCCTGCACGGAAGTTTTATCAAAGCAAAGGCAAACTCTATGGAAGAGCAAAAGTGTCAAGCTTGAGAACAAAATTTGATGTTATATTAAATATACCTCTCAGGCTCATTTGTTATAGTTCCATTTCCTTGCAAGTTGTTTGCATTGACCTTACTGAAGCCAAGGTTAAGCATAATATTAAATCAGTTATGATGGAAGTAAGTCTTGGGTCTCCCTACCTACGAGGTATCCTATTAATGACCCACTATCTGAAAAGATTTCTGCCACAAGAACAGTAGCTTGCCCACACTCAGCTATTTTCAGCAAATATGTAATGCCATGGTTTTGATGAGTAAGGTGCGTTTTTAGCAGAAATGTGGTTGACATTATTTGTTCCCAGCAGTGCTTCTTTAAAAGAGCATGATCAGCAGTTAAATGCTACCCACATGCCATTGCCATCATTCAGGGCTAGATGgcagaaaaagtaaataaatacctAAGGCTTTCTTACAAAACAAACTgagctttgttttttgtttataaatCAATAAAATGCTGGCTCTATAGCTCGATAATACTCGTAGTCTGCTTCTAGTATACATGGAAATTCCTTGTCTGAAAAGTTTTATATTTGCAGGTGTAGAAGGACAGTGAGGGATCAGATCTGATTTCCTCTTTGGTTGCAACTGTGTCTGTAATCTTTTTGAGGTACAGATATTAGGTAATTTTTAGATCTGTTAGAATAAATCTTCTGGTACCTAAAGAATTATCTTGTCACTTCAGACAAATCAGCACTACGCAGTATAACGATTTGGAAGAAATTTCAGTTGGAGTTTATGACTTAATGGCTCTCAGAATTTTCTAAGTTTCTGCTCATTTTTAGGTACTATAATTTTTAGTGTCCTGCTTCAGGTACACTGGGGTGGATGCTCACTGCCTATTATGTATTAGGCCTCTTTGAAGTATTTCCAGCACCTGGAGATGGGATTACTCCAATTAATGAGTCGAGGGTGGGGGGttatatatgttttttttaaggcCATGAAGTTTCCCAGGATCTATGCAGGCAAAAGGCTCACTAGGTGTGAAGACAGTTGTTATATTGAAAAGGAAGCACTATTCTTTAATGCTttatctgaaaaggaaaatgtgaaagcTGAAAAGCCATCTGCTTTCTGGAATTGTTCGTGTGCTTGTACACTTGATTTTGAAAGGCTGAAGCAGTCTGGAAGAACTGTTAAttgcttttggaaaaataatAGTAAAGTACTTAACAGAGCCTTCTCTGCTAGCTTGCAGCTCTTATCAGCAGTTTGGCCTATATGAAATGGTTATAACTGCCTGCCTGTGCATTCCTTTGCCAGTCTAGTGATGATGGGTTTAAGCAATTCCCTTTTACTTGTGCAGTGCTGTGGTAGGACTGAACATGCACTCTGGTATTACATCTGGGATAAAGAGAGGAGAGGTGAACTTAAATCACATTTACTCAGTGGATCACCTTCTCCACCCATACTATAAACGTCCATGCAGTGACACAAGATGAAGGGCTGTGTAGAACTGCACGCTGAAGTGCTTTCTTGATCTTGAGCACAGTGAATGTAGCAGTTTGTCCTCTGAGCAATTGCAACGGTCTGTGAAATAACCTGAGGTTTCATTAAAGCATGCACTTGGTAGTGTTACCATCACATAACCATGTAAGGCAAAGAAGGTGCCAGAAAGTTACTGCCTACCAGCTGCCACACTAGTTTGTTAACATGGCACGAGTCAACTGTATTCAATCCGATGTCCATAATCTTGAACCTActgatttttattctattttttaatttttctttttaattgcagGAAACAACCTCTGTGGGCAAGCATGGGCTGCCGGGATGTTCACGCAGCAACAGTTCTGGCCTTCCTCAGTGGAACAGCCTCAGTAGCTGGACTCCTTGCAGCAGTTCTGCTTCCAAACTGGAGGCAAATGAGATTGTACACATTCAACAAGAATGAGAGGAATGTGACAGTTTACAGCGGACTCTGGATTAAGTGTGCTCGCTTTGATGGGAGCAGAGACTGTGTGATCTATGACCCACAGTGGTACACTGCTGTTGATCAACTGGATTTGCGTGTTCTCCAGTTTACCCTTCCACTGAGCATGTTTACTGCTGTCTCAGCTCTGTTTCTGTGCTTGATTGGCATGTGTAACACAGCGTTTGTATCCACTGTGCCAAACATCAAACTGGCCAAATGCCTTGTAAACAGTGCAGGCTGCCATCTCGTGGCTGGCCTCTTGTTCCTGCTTGCTTGTGCCATTTGTCTCACTCCATCAGTGTGGGTCATTTTTTATAACAACTATCTGAACAGAAAATATGAGCCTATCTTTAGCTTTGACATCTCTGTATTTATTGCCATTGCCAGTGCTGGGGGTctgtttttcacttctgttctgctgtttctgtggTATTGTGCTTGTAAAagcctcccttctcctttctggCAGCCCCTCTATCCCCACGCCCCTAGCATGCATAGCTATGCCTCTCAGCCGTACTCTGCACGCTCTCGCCTCTCTGCCATAGAAATTGACATTCCTGTTGTGACACATGCATCCTAAGAAGATAGTG includes the following:
- the CLDN12 gene encoding claudin-12 encodes the protein MGCRDVHAATVLAFLSGTASVAGLLAAVLLPNWRQMRLYTFNKNERNVTVYSGLWIKCARFDGSRDCVIYDPQWYTAVDQLDLRVLQFTLPLSMFTAVSALFLCLIGMCNTAFVSTVPNIKLAKCLVNSAGCHLVAGLLFLLACAICLTPSVWVIFYNNYLNRKYEPIFSFDISVFIAIASAGGLFFTSVLLFLWYCACKSLPSPFWQPLYPHAPSMHSYASQPYSARSRLSAIEIDIPVVTHAS